From one Chanodichthys erythropterus isolate Z2021 chromosome 3, ASM2448905v1, whole genome shotgun sequence genomic stretch:
- the LOC137002587 gene encoding zinc finger protein 658B-like, with amino-acid sequence MRVHTGVKPFTCDQCGKSFTRKVHLNNHKTVHTGEKPFTCDQCGKSFSQSSTLKDHMRIHTGEGPFTCDQCGKTFLLESALKTHLRVHMKEKPHSCSVCGKSFSLLQYLHKHQKTHTGVREYMCFECEKMFTTANCLKLHQRIHTGEKPYKCSHCDKRFNTSSYLKTHEKIHTGEKPHTCDQCGKSFCTKSDLKKHMKNIHPMEVKEENEELSEVEEKHHVKSEEKPLSRSKNKNTFLKKKRAKKSTTCTQCGKSFSTKQSLERHMKVHTGEKPYTCDQCEKSFTKKIHLKRHMLIHTGEKPFTCVQCGKSFTNKHHLEIHMRVHTGEKPFTCGQCGTSFTQKQSLELHIKIHTGEKPFTCDQCGKTFLGSSDLKRHLRVHPKEKPHSCSVCGKSFSLLCSLKEHQKTHTGIREYMCFECEKTFTTANSLKLHQRIHTGEKPYKCSHCDKRFSQSSSLKTHERIHSREKPHTCDQCGKSFTIKSHRQKI; translated from the exons atgagagttcatactggagtgaagccgttcacatgtgatcagtgtgggaagagcttcacACGAAAAGTACATCTTAATAATCACAAGACAGTTCACacaggagagaagcctttcacatgtgatcaatgtgggaagagtttcagtcaatcaTCAACTCTTAAAgatcacatgaggatccacactggagagggaccgttcacatgtgatcaatgtggcaAAACATTTCTTCTGGAATCAGCTCTGAAGACACACCTGAGAGTTCATATgaaggagaagccacattcatgttctgtgtgtggaaagagtttttcactgctGCAATATTTACACAAACATCAGAAAACtcacactggtgtgagagagtacatgtgctttgagtgtgagaagatgTTTACTACAGCAAACTGTTTAAAACtgcaccagagaattcacactggagaaaaaccttacaagtgttcacactgtgacaagagattcaataCGTCATcatatctgaaaacacatgagaagatccacactggagagaagccgcacacgtgtgatcagtgtggaaagagtttctgtaCTAAAAGTGACCTGAAGaaacacatgaag AACATTC acccgatggaagtgaaggaggagaatgaagaactgagtgaagtggaggagaaacatCATGTCAAATCTGaagaaaaacctttgagtcgctcaaagaataaaaatacatttttaaagaaaaaaagagcaaagaaatctacaacctgcactcagtgtggaaagagtttctcaacaAAACAAAGTCTTGAGCGTCACATgaaagttcacactggagagaagccgtacacatgtgatcaatgtgagaagagtttcacaaaaaaaatacatcttAAGAGACACATgttgatccacactggagagaagccattcactTGTgttcaatgtggaaagagtttcacaaacAAACATCATCTGGagattcacatgagagttcatactggagagaagccgttcacatgtggtCAATGCGGGACGAGTTTCACACAGAAACAAAGTCTTGAGCTTCACATAAAGATCCACACCGGAGaaaagccgttcacatgtgatcagtgtggcaAAACATTTCTTGGGTCATCAGACCTGAAGAGACACCTGAGAGTTCATCCgaaggagaagccacattcatgttctgtgtgtggaaagagtttttcactgctGTGTAGTTTAAAGGAACATCAGAAAACTCACACTGGTATaagagagtacatgtgctttgagtgtgagaagacttttactaCAGCGAACAGTTTAAAACtgcaccagagaattcacactggagaaaaaccttacaagtgttcacactgtgacaagagattcagtcagtcatcatctctgaaaacacatgagaggatccacagcagagagaagccgcacacgtgtgatcagtgtggaaagagtttcactatTAAAAGTCACCGTCAAAAAATATAA